From the genome of Ectobacillus sp. JY-23, one region includes:
- the nagZ gene encoding beta-N-acetylhexosaminidase, with protein sequence MRTWITLGLMCLLWIAPIPDVHYYAKEAVHQDTARDLEKRVDRQLRALSLEEKIGQMFVVGFPGTSIEEARLAELIQTYHVGGVILYGDNIKNAAQLLQLNNTIKTLNQKSSIPLFLSTDEEGGRVSRLPQGKTVFPPNKVIGVNNNPALSYEIGKVIGEELSLFGFNMDFAPVLDVHSHHQNTVIGDRAFSADPDIVGTLGTATMRGLRSARVIPVVKHFPGHGGTTTDSHVGLPVGMQTTEQLRQFELKPFRQAIASGADVIMVAHILYPNVTTDKKPASLAKELVTDLLRNEMSYKGVVITDDLEMGAIANQYSPAQAAVLAVQAGVDLLLLGHSFEKEAQAYSALLHAVKIGEIPVARIDESVKRILTLKAKYTLTDKPLDPSRLQHYPNVKHQEIAERIQR encoded by the coding sequence ATGCGAACATGGATTACACTTGGACTGATGTGCTTGTTATGGATTGCACCTATCCCTGACGTGCATTATTACGCAAAAGAAGCGGTTCATCAAGATACCGCCAGAGATCTCGAAAAACGGGTTGACCGACAGCTGCGCGCGCTCTCGCTAGAAGAAAAAATCGGGCAGATGTTTGTGGTCGGCTTTCCAGGAACTTCTATAGAAGAAGCGCGGCTTGCCGAACTGATTCAAACCTATCATGTTGGCGGCGTTATTTTGTATGGAGACAATATCAAGAATGCCGCACAGCTACTACAGCTGAACAATACAATAAAGACACTGAATCAAAAAAGCAGCATCCCCCTCTTCCTGTCAACAGACGAAGAAGGCGGACGCGTCTCAAGACTGCCGCAGGGAAAAACGGTGTTTCCGCCAAATAAAGTCATTGGTGTGAACAACAATCCCGCCCTCTCCTACGAAATCGGGAAGGTTATTGGAGAGGAGCTTTCTCTATTTGGCTTTAACATGGATTTCGCACCCGTTCTTGATGTACACAGCCATCATCAAAACACCGTCATTGGAGACCGGGCGTTCAGTGCCGACCCCGATATTGTCGGCACGCTGGGCACCGCAACGATGAGGGGCCTGCGGTCGGCGCGGGTAATACCTGTGGTAAAACATTTCCCGGGGCATGGCGGGACGACGACCGATTCTCATGTCGGACTACCTGTAGGGATGCAAACCACCGAGCAACTACGACAATTCGAGCTAAAGCCATTTCGGCAAGCGATTGCGAGCGGCGCGGATGTTATAATGGTAGCGCATATTTTATATCCGAACGTTACAACCGACAAAAAACCTGCTTCATTGGCAAAAGAGCTCGTAACGGACTTATTACGAAACGAAATGAGCTATAAAGGCGTTGTGATTACCGATGATTTAGAAATGGGTGCCATCGCCAACCAGTACAGCCCGGCGCAAGCAGCTGTTTTAGCCGTACAAGCAGGCGTTGATTTGTTATTGCTTGGCCATTCGTTTGAGAAAGAAGCACAAGCATACAGCGCCCTCCTTCATGCCGTAAAAATTGGTGAAATACCTGTAGCTCGCATCGATGAAAGCGTCAAACGAATTCTGACACTAAAAGCGAAATATACATTAACTGATAAACCATTAG
- a CDS encoding amino acid permease: MGKQHDFQAISNRESGLKKNLSSSQITMIAIGGAIGTGLFLGSGFAISQAGPSVIISYTIGALIAFLLMGCLSEMTVAHPTSGSFGAYAEHYISPLAGYIVRFTYWSCIVAAVGVEVTAVAVYMEYWFPNIPGSVWILVFSAILIYVNATSVNLFGAVEYWFSMIKIVAIVGFIVAGSFIVFGGSSPEIGFQNYTNDGGFFPKGISGTWIAVVIALFSYLSIEMIAVTAGEAKDPQVAVPKALRSTVYRLIIFYIFTLILMLAIVPWASAGIEKSPFVKVMEAFRIPGAAGIMNFVVLVAALSAMNSQLYITTRMMFSLSRSGYAPKRFGELNKKGVPVYSLVLSTFGIALAATIYALVPDKAYVIMMGISMFGAMFTWFMIFITHYFFRKKYNGKALPVRMIGFPYLTLLGALLMLSLMVTTWFVEFFKMTLMVGIPWLILLCIAYRLHQKKAKASAFVPHEQDSSLT; encoded by the coding sequence ATGGGGAAACAACATGATTTTCAAGCAATCTCCAATCGCGAAAGCGGTTTAAAGAAGAATCTGTCTTCTTCACAAATCACCATGATTGCGATCGGGGGCGCAATCGGTACAGGTTTGTTTTTAGGCAGCGGCTTTGCCATTAGTCAAGCAGGTCCCAGTGTTATTATTAGTTATACAATCGGCGCTCTTATTGCATTCCTCTTAATGGGCTGCTTGTCAGAGATGACGGTCGCGCATCCCACTTCTGGTTCCTTCGGTGCTTACGCGGAACACTACATAAGTCCTTTGGCAGGATATATTGTGAGATTTACCTACTGGTCGTGTATTGTTGCTGCTGTCGGCGTTGAGGTAACTGCCGTGGCAGTCTATATGGAGTACTGGTTCCCTAATATACCTGGTTCGGTGTGGATTCTCGTATTCTCCGCCATCTTAATCTATGTAAATGCTACAAGTGTTAACTTGTTTGGCGCAGTAGAATATTGGTTTTCTATGATTAAAATCGTCGCAATTGTAGGATTCATTGTAGCTGGTAGTTTTATCGTATTCGGCGGGTCCAGCCCTGAAATTGGCTTTCAGAATTATACGAACGACGGCGGCTTTTTTCCAAAAGGAATTTCTGGCACATGGATTGCGGTTGTTATAGCACTTTTTAGCTATTTAAGTATTGAAATGATTGCGGTCACAGCCGGTGAAGCGAAGGATCCACAGGTTGCGGTGCCAAAAGCCCTACGTTCTACTGTGTACCGTCTCATCATTTTCTACATCTTCACGCTGATCTTAATGCTGGCCATCGTTCCATGGGCAAGTGCGGGCATCGAAAAAAGTCCGTTTGTAAAAGTAATGGAGGCGTTCCGTATTCCAGGTGCAGCAGGCATTATGAACTTCGTTGTTCTCGTTGCCGCATTGTCCGCCATGAACAGCCAATTGTACATCACTACAAGAATGATGTTCTCTTTATCTCGATCTGGCTATGCGCCAAAGCGCTTTGGTGAGTTAAATAAAAAAGGAGTTCCTGTCTATTCCCTGGTTCTATCGACCTTTGGAATCGCCCTGGCGGCGACCATTTACGCCTTGGTACCAGATAAAGCCTATGTCATCATGATGGGGATTTCCATGTTCGGTGCGATGTTCACCTGGTTCATGATTTTTATCACCCATTATTTCTTCCGCAAGAAATATAACGGCAAGGCGCTGCCTGTCAGAATGATCGGGTTCCCTTACCTAACCTTGCTGGGCGCATTACTTATGCTAAGCCTAATGGTAACAACCTGGTTTGTCGAATTCTTCAAGATGACATTAATGGTGGGCATTCCTTGGCTAATTCTTCTCTGTATCGCCTATCGCCTGCACCAAAAGAAAGCAAAAGCAAGCGCATTTGTACCACATGAGCAAGACAGCAGCCTCACATAA
- a CDS encoding TetR/AcrR family transcriptional regulator, which produces MTKGQVENKRQIQAKITRQKILDAAKDVFLQEGFQKATISQIIKKANTGYGTAYVHFKGKEELLIVLMEDVMAQFYNIAETSFFPHSKAEAKQIISKQVYDFLTLAQAERGMLQIVEQAIGVSAIISDTWKSIREKFIMRIAQDVAYAQKQGLARPELHHELVARGWFFTNEMYLWEIVRNEQQSSIEEIAKTIVTMYTEGLYLTAH; this is translated from the coding sequence ATGACAAAAGGCCAAGTAGAGAATAAACGACAAATTCAAGCAAAAATAACACGGCAAAAAATTCTAGACGCCGCCAAGGACGTTTTTTTACAAGAAGGATTTCAAAAAGCAACGATTTCACAGATCATCAAAAAAGCCAATACCGGCTACGGAACAGCTTATGTGCACTTTAAGGGGAAAGAAGAGCTTTTGATTGTTTTGATGGAGGATGTTATGGCGCAATTTTATAACATTGCCGAAACATCCTTCTTCCCTCATTCTAAAGCCGAAGCAAAACAAATCATCAGCAAGCAAGTCTATGACTTTTTGACATTGGCACAGGCTGAGCGCGGTATGCTGCAAATTGTTGAGCAGGCTATCGGCGTTTCCGCTATCATTTCAGATACGTGGAAGTCCATCCGTGAAAAGTTCATCATGCGAATTGCGCAGGATGTTGCATATGCCCAAAAGCAAGGGCTGGCAAGACCTGAGTTACATCACGAGCTAGTAGCAAGAGGCTGGTTTTTCACAAATGAAATGTATCTTTGGGAAATTGTTCGAAATGAACAACAAAGCTCGATTGAAGAGATTGCGAAAACAATTGTGACGATGTATACAGAAGGTCTTTATCTCACGGCACACTAA
- the kynU gene encoding kynureninase — MTTEFLQYTLEYAKQLDQEDTLRDFRNEFYLQPNTIYMDGNSLGLLSKRAEKTLLESLEDWKIHGIDGWMQGNHPWFFMAETLGEKLAPLVGAAPEEVVVTGSTTVNLHQLVATFYQPKGKRTKILADELTFPSDIYALQSQLRNHGFDPEDHLIRVKSRDGRCIEEDDIIAAMTDDIALIVLPTVLYRSGQILDMKRLTQEAHQRGILIGFDGCHSVGAIPHAFSEWGVDFAYWCNYKHLNGGPGSVGGLYVNRKHFGTMPGLAGWFGSTKEKQFDMEHTFTPAQSAGAYQIGTPHVLSCAPLLGSLEIFAEAGIENIREKSLKINQYLMDLIEHELPDMGFVIGNPREDVRRGGHISLEHEEAARICKSLKEHGIIPDFRAPNIIRLAPVALYSSYAEVWQVVQILKTIMTEKHYKKYPNTREVVA, encoded by the coding sequence ATGACGACAGAATTCTTGCAATATACATTAGAGTACGCAAAACAACTGGATCAGGAAGATACACTTCGGGATTTCCGAAACGAATTTTATTTACAGCCGAATACCATCTATATGGATGGAAACTCACTGGGCCTTCTTTCGAAGCGAGCAGAAAAAACGCTGTTAGAATCGCTGGAGGATTGGAAGATTCATGGAATTGATGGCTGGATGCAGGGAAATCATCCATGGTTTTTTATGGCGGAAACATTAGGAGAGAAATTAGCGCCGCTCGTAGGTGCAGCGCCGGAGGAGGTTGTGGTGACAGGTTCTACAACGGTGAATCTCCATCAGCTTGTAGCTACCTTTTATCAGCCAAAAGGAAAGCGCACCAAAATTTTAGCAGATGAATTGACGTTTCCATCAGATATTTATGCGCTGCAAAGTCAGTTACGCAATCATGGGTTCGATCCGGAAGATCATCTCATTCGTGTCAAAAGCCGGGATGGCAGATGTATCGAAGAGGATGATATTATTGCCGCTATGACCGATGATATTGCCCTTATTGTTTTACCTACTGTCCTGTATCGAAGCGGCCAAATTTTAGATATGAAACGACTCACCCAGGAGGCGCATCAGCGCGGCATTTTAATCGGGTTTGATGGATGTCATTCTGTCGGAGCAATTCCGCATGCCTTTAGTGAGTGGGGCGTGGATTTCGCCTACTGGTGCAACTATAAGCATTTGAACGGCGGACCGGGCAGTGTGGGCGGATTGTATGTAAACCGTAAGCACTTTGGAACAATGCCAGGACTTGCCGGCTGGTTCGGGTCGACAAAGGAAAAACAATTTGATATGGAGCATACATTTACACCCGCGCAATCAGCAGGCGCTTATCAAATTGGAACACCGCATGTACTCAGCTGTGCACCGCTACTCGGTTCATTGGAAATTTTTGCAGAGGCCGGTATTGAAAATATTAGAGAAAAGTCTTTGAAAATCAACCAATACCTGATGGATTTGATTGAACATGAATTACCTGATATGGGCTTTGTCATTGGAAACCCAAGAGAAGATGTCAGACGCGGCGGTCATATTAGTCTTGAACATGAAGAAGCCGCAAGAATCTGCAAGTCACTAAAAGAGCATGGCATCATTCCAGATTTCCGCGCGCCCAACATCATCCGCTTAGCGCCGGTTGCCTTGTACTCTTCGTATGCGGAAGTATGGCAGGTCGTGCAAATCCTAAAAACCATCATGACAGAAAAGCACTATAAAAAATACCCAAATACACGCGAGGTAGTCGCTTAA